A stretch of the Leptolyngbyaceae cyanobacterium genome encodes the following:
- a CDS encoding stage II sporulation protein M — MNIQRWIARREPNWKRLDALLKKIEEKGLRSLKGAEISELAGLYRSVSADLARARTQQVGNTLLKDLQILTSRGYNLIYQGSHRQEWQGVINFYLWGFPKIVQETSGYIAIATTIFLLGGLIAWWFTWQDPVFLSLMIPEWLIEKVRDRNELWMGSIVGIEPLASSSITINNIKVSFAAVAGGITAGAFTVYILFNNGLHIGAVATLVGQNKLAYPFWAFVFPHGSLELPAIFFAGAAGILIGRAILFPGKYKRAEALKVYGSQAAQLVFGIVPMLVIAGTIEGFFSPSPLIPEFIKYFVGTGLFVLLIIYCRRHSREIKG; from the coding sequence ATGAATATTCAACGTTGGATTGCACGAAGGGAACCAAACTGGAAGCGGCTAGATGCTTTATTAAAAAAAATAGAGGAAAAAGGACTGAGATCCTTAAAAGGAGCAGAAATTAGCGAATTAGCTGGCTTATATCGCTCTGTTTCGGCAGATTTGGCACGGGCGCGTACCCAGCAAGTAGGTAATACCCTGCTCAAAGATTTGCAAATTCTTACCTCTCGCGGGTATAACCTGATTTACCAAGGTTCTCACAGACAAGAATGGCAGGGAGTAATTAACTTTTACTTATGGGGTTTCCCGAAAATCGTACAAGAAACATCGGGATATATAGCGATCGCTACTACAATTTTTTTATTAGGAGGGCTAATTGCTTGGTGGTTTACTTGGCAAGACCCCGTATTTTTATCTCTAATGATACCGGAATGGTTGATTGAAAAGGTACGAGATAGAAATGAATTATGGATGGGTTCAATTGTCGGGATTGAACCTTTAGCTTCTAGTAGCATTACGATTAACAATATTAAGGTATCTTTTGCGGCTGTGGCTGGTGGAATTACGGCTGGAGCATTCACTGTTTATATTTTATTTAATAATGGATTGCATATCGGCGCAGTTGCTACTTTAGTTGGGCAAAATAAACTAGCTTATCCTTTTTGGGCTTTTGTCTTTCCTCACGGTTCTTTAGAGTTACCTGCCATATTTTTTGCTGGTGCAGCGGGGATTTTAATTGGTAGAGCAATTTTGTTTCCCGGTAAATACAAGCGTGCTGAGGCTTTGAAAGTTTATGGATCGCAAGCCGCACAGTTAGTATTCGGAATCGTACCGATGTTAGTAATAGCGGGTACAATAGAAGGATTTTTTTCTCCCAGTCCGCTGATACCCGAATTCATCAAATATTTTGTGGGAACTGGCTTATTTGTTCTTTTAATTATTTATTGCCGCCGTCATAGCCGAGAAATAAAAGGATAG